The DNA segment ACTTTACGTTGTGCATAATCTCGAACGGATCGCCGACCGCGCTACCAATATTGGAGAACGGGTTGTCTTTATGGCAACAGGGCATATGGCCGACCTGAATGAACAACGGGCATAATCAAGAACGCTTTTAGTAGGTTGGCAGATTCTCTGTTGGAGGTTTTTTATGGGCGTGTCTCACCGTCACATATTTGATGAACAACTCACTGAGTTGCACGATGGGGTTTTTCGGGTTGGAACAATGGTTGAAGCAGCGCTAAGCGAAGCACTTCAATCAATCAAACTATACGATCAAGCAGCGGTGCGTAAGGTCGTGCAAAACGATCAAACGATCAATCACGAAGTTCAACGCTTGCATGATCAAGCCCTGTTGATCATCGCCACCCAACAGCCGTTGGCCCGTGATTTACGCTTAGTGAGTGTGGTGCTCAGCCTGCTGCCAGAGCTAGAGCGTATGGGCGACTATGCCGCAACAATCTGCAAACTGCAAGAACGGATCGCTGCCACGCCCAATTTTGTCAGCGTTTCAGCCATGCCCCAGCCAATTCC comes from the Chloroflexota bacterium genome and includes:
- the phoU gene encoding phosphate signaling complex protein PhoU translates to MGVSHRHIFDEQLTELHDGVFRVGTMVEAALSEALQSIKLYDQAAVRKVVQNDQTINHEVQRLHDQALLIIATQQPLARDLRLVSVVLSLLPELERMGDYAATICKLQERIAATPNFVSVSAMPQPIPRLISELGQRTSEILHAGLEALRQNDRSFADRVTELDDVIDHLYREMFEATVKVSTTNPDMAAATIHLLTLAHNLERLGDRVTNLAEQIEYLITGKVVVLNH